A stretch of the Papaver somniferum cultivar HN1 chromosome 6, ASM357369v1, whole genome shotgun sequence genome encodes the following:
- the LOC113290426 gene encoding uncharacterized protein LOC113290426 produces MERERMETFVVYFNRAATRKGSCDVVFTATDLGRTKIGVGCESRLEAYIVLKEEWTGRQNIVAGVIVKWTESASVELPKLCAFYIEALKLMEFVSVDVVAAIGDVNETRADERVEAELCSMTGLYWSRGQRRSNRAGDDGCGRKQERGGQDLDGLDVGSALGRRSLLEVMSYLYETSSKMTLAEYRRRNLHSQETSPDMTLGEYMHRQRLKQQLEKIISTMQAAYVPGRQIGDNIMLAYELIHYINRKKTKKGYMALKLDMSKAFVRVEWSFLNRVTEQLGFSSKWCGFIQEFVSTTEIQVLLNGSPRQAFKPLRGIRQGDPISPYLFLLTMEVFTRALAKAEMEEKIQGIKISRKAPQVTHLLFALVNND; encoded by the exons ATGGAAAGGGAGCGAATGGAGACATTTGTTGTATACTTTAATAGAGCAGCTACAAGGAAAGGAAGTTGTGATGTGGTGTTCACGGCAACAGATTTAGGAAGGACAAAAATTGGAGTTGGCTGTGAGTCGAGACTTGAGGCATACATTGTCCTGAAAGAAGAATGGAC TGGCAGGCAAAATATAGTTGCTGGAGTAATTGTAAAATGGACCGAGTCTGCTTCTGTGGAGTTACCGAAGCTGTGTGCATTCTATATTGAGGCACTGAAG TTAATGGAGTTTGTCAGTGTGGATGTGGTTGCTGCCATCGGTGATGTCAATGAAACCCGAGCAGATGAAAGAGTAGAAGCTGAACTGTG CTCCATGACTGGTTTGTATTGGAGCCGTGGGCAGAGAAGAAGTAATCGAGCTGGAGACGATGGTTGTGGCCGGAAGCAGGAGCGTGGTGGCCAAGACTTGGATGGTTTAGATGTTGGGTCTGCTCTAGGAAGGAG gagtCTTTTGGAGGTGATGAGTTATTTGTAcgagacgtcatctaagatgacactTGCAGAATATAGGCGTAGAAATTTACATTCTCAGGAGACATCTCCTGATATGACACTTGGGGAGTAtatgcataggcaacg ATTAAAGCAGCAGCTAGAGAAAATAATCTCAACAATGCAAGCGGCGTACGTACCTGGTAGGCAAATTGGAGATAATATCATGTTGGCTTATGAACTTATTCATTATATTAATAGGAAGAAGACTAAGAAGGGATACATGGCATTAAAACTCGATATGTCTAAAGCTTTCGTTCGTGTCGAATGGAGTTTCCTCAACAGAGTTACGGAGCAGTTAGGCTTTAGCAGCAAGTGGTGTGGATTTATACAGGAATTTGTAAGCACTACTGAAATACAAGTCCTTCTAAATGGCTCACCAAGACAAGCTTTCAAACCATTGAGAGGAATACGGCAAGGAGATCCCATCTCACCGTACTTATTTTTACTGACCATGGAAGTCTTTACTCGTGCACTGGCCAAAGCTGAAATGGAAGAAAAAATTCAGGGTATCAAGATTTCGAGAAAGGCACCACAAGTTACACATCTACTTTTCGCACTAGTAAACAATGATTAA